In Tepidimicrobium xylanilyticum, a single window of DNA contains:
- a CDS encoding (4Fe-4S)-binding protein has translation MTTLKVTPEQEKAVKALGFLRNKGTDNFNGRIITVNGKITATQLKCVAEAAEKFGNGDVLFTTRLTIEVPGIPYDKIEDFRAYIAKEGLETGGTGSKVRPIVACKATTCQYGLLDGYALSEEIHERFYNGYSDVKLPHKFKIGVGGCPNNCIKPDLNDLGIIGQMLPIFDEELCNGCKKCPVEEFCPMDAAKVVDGKLNIDKEICNNCGRCIGKCHFDAIEEGKAKFKITIGGRWGKKVNKGIAISKLFEDEEEVMTTIEKMILIYREQGITGERLADTIERIGFENIEAQLLSDEILERKQEILDAKLHLVGGATC, from the coding sequence ATGACTACTTTAAAGGTTACACCAGAACAAGAAAAGGCGGTTAAAGCCTTAGGCTTTTTAAGAAATAAAGGGACGGATAATTTTAATGGTAGAATAATTACAGTTAACGGGAAAATAACAGCTACCCAACTAAAATGTGTAGCAGAAGCTGCAGAAAAATTCGGAAATGGAGATGTTCTATTTACTACTAGACTAACTATAGAAGTTCCTGGCATTCCGTACGATAAGATAGAAGACTTTAGAGCCTATATAGCTAAGGAAGGCCTTGAAACAGGGGGCACCGGCTCAAAGGTGAGGCCAATAGTAGCTTGTAAGGCAACCACTTGCCAATATGGATTGCTGGATGGATATGCTCTATCGGAAGAAATCCATGAGAGATTTTATAATGGCTATTCCGATGTTAAACTACCCCATAAGTTTAAAATAGGTGTAGGAGGATGTCCAAATAATTGTATTAAGCCTGATTTAAACGACCTAGGCATTATTGGCCAAATGCTACCAATTTTTGATGAAGAACTATGTAATGGATGTAAGAAATGTCCTGTAGAAGAATTCTGTCCAATGGATGCAGCTAAAGTTGTGGACGGTAAATTAAACATCGATAAAGAAATATGCAATAACTGTGGACGCTGTATAGGTAAATGTCATTTCGATGCCATTGAAGAGGGAAAAGCTAAATTCAAGATTACCATTGGTGGAAGATGGGGTAAAAAAGTTAATAAGGGTATAGCTATAAGCAAATTATTTGAAGATGAAGAGGAAGTTATGACCACTATAGAAAAAATGATACTAATATACAGAGAACAAGGAATTACAGGAGAGCGTTTAGCAGATACCATAGAAAGGATAGGCTTTGAAAATATTGAAGCCCAGCTATTATCAGATGAAATATTGGAAAGAAAACAGGAAATTTTAGATGCAAAACTCCATCTAGTTGGAGGGGCAACCTGTTAA
- a CDS encoding carbon starvation CstA family protein: MSALVLILASIIIFVIAYATYGAWLAKKWGVDPTIKTPAHEINDGVDYVPTHPGILLGHHFASIAGAGPINGPIQAAIFGWVPVYLWIMIGCIFFGAPHDMGSLFVSIRNRGKSIGEVIKDTMGNTGKKLFAIFAWLTLLLVIAAFANIVATTFANTPQAATSSILFMILAILFGYAVYRRGLDIKVGTIIGVILLFLSIWLGTVFPLELSVNTWIVILAIYIWIASTAPVWILLQPRDYLNSYLLYAMIAGAVLGIILYNPRIQLDAVTAFAITSASGATQYLFPMLFVTVACGAISGFHSLVGSGTSSKQLDNEKDVRLIGYGSMLIEGALAVIAMITAAYLSQSEFLPKLSEIGPTNVFAEGVGTFMTKFGIPFHIGKTFVALAVSAFALTTLDTATRLARFIFQEYFEDPEKEQQSPLTNMYVSTTITVALSCLLAVAGWSKIWPIFGSANQLLAALALMAVALWLKKSKKSFSMLTVPMIFMLIVTLTALVFLIKANFIGTNYIMVIFPVLLFILAIVLAVQGYRILFTRDESKIAEK, from the coding sequence ATGAGTGCTTTGGTATTAATTCTAGCTAGCATAATTATATTTGTAATAGCTTATGCTACTTATGGTGCCTGGCTTGCTAAGAAATGGGGAGTAGATCCAACAATAAAAACTCCAGCCCATGAAATTAATGATGGAGTAGACTATGTTCCTACACATCCCGGTATTTTATTAGGTCACCACTTTGCATCAATAGCTGGTGCAGGACCAATTAATGGGCCTATTCAAGCGGCAATATTTGGCTGGGTTCCAGTATATCTGTGGATTATGATCGGCTGTATATTCTTTGGTGCACCACACGATATGGGGTCATTATTCGTTTCTATTAGGAATAGGGGTAAATCCATAGGAGAAGTAATAAAGGATACCATGGGGAATACAGGTAAAAAGTTATTTGCAATATTTGCATGGTTAACCTTATTATTAGTTATAGCAGCATTTGCAAATATTGTTGCAACTACATTTGCAAATACTCCACAGGCAGCTACATCTTCAATATTATTTATGATTCTAGCAATTCTATTTGGATATGCTGTGTATAGAAGGGGATTGGATATTAAGGTCGGAACTATAATTGGAGTTATTCTTTTATTCCTATCAATATGGCTAGGTACAGTATTCCCATTGGAATTAAGTGTCAATACTTGGATAGTTATTTTAGCAATTTATATATGGATTGCATCAACAGCACCTGTTTGGATATTGTTACAGCCTAGGGATTATCTAAATTCCTACTTATTATATGCAATGATTGCAGGAGCAGTGTTGGGTATTATTTTGTATAACCCGAGAATTCAACTTGATGCAGTTACAGCCTTTGCTATAACCTCAGCAAGTGGAGCTACCCAATACCTATTCCCAATGCTATTTGTAACAGTAGCCTGTGGTGCCATATCAGGATTCCATTCATTAGTAGGCTCTGGTACATCGTCAAAACAATTAGATAATGAAAAAGATGTAAGGCTTATAGGATATGGTTCAATGTTAATAGAAGGAGCATTAGCAGTTATAGCAATGATTACAGCTGCATACCTATCTCAAAGTGAGTTCTTACCAAAATTAAGTGAAATTGGGCCTACCAACGTCTTTGCAGAGGGTGTAGGAACATTCATGACCAAGTTTGGCATTCCTTTTCACATTGGAAAAACTTTCGTTGCATTAGCAGTATCAGCTTTTGCCCTTACAACCCTTGATACAGCAACAAGGCTTGCAAGATTTATTTTCCAAGAATACTTCGAGGACCCAGAAAAGGAACAACAATCCCCACTTACAAATATGTATGTTTCCACCACCATAACAGTTGCATTAAGTTGTTTACTTGCAGTTGCAGGCTGGAGTAAAATATGGCCAATATTTGGTTCTGCAAATCAGTTATTAGCAGCATTAGCATTAATGGCTGTAGCATTATGGCTGAAGAAATCTAAAAAGAGCTTTAGCATGTTGACTGTTCCAATGATATTCATGCTAATCGTAACCCTTACTGCTTTAGTATTCCTAATTAAGGCTAACTTCATAGGTACTAACTATATAATGGTAATATTCCCAGTACTATTATTCATACTTGCCATAGTACTGGCTGTACAAGGATATAGGATATTGTTCACGAGGGATGAAAGTAAGATAGCTGAAAAATAA
- a CDS encoding NAD(P)H-dependent oxidoreductase, producing MPIWNAILDAELIVFAYPVYVLRTPGQVKALLDHFACHWMVHRPDKKMFGKRAVVITQSIGAPNGAAQKDIETSLTWLGVSDVKKFGFGTMGAVKWDEINDKRRKRVEYKLRKFSKQYLLPKPVSKNIKVRMFFFISKMLHKNLLKTEDIISADTQHWIDSGWIKR from the coding sequence ATGCCTATTTGGAATGCAATACTTGATGCAGAGTTAATCGTATTTGCATATCCAGTATACGTATTAAGAACTCCAGGACAGGTGAAAGCATTATTAGATCATTTTGCATGTCATTGGATGGTGCATAGACCTGATAAAAAAATGTTTGGTAAACGAGCAGTGGTAATTACTCAAAGTATTGGTGCACCTAATGGAGCTGCACAAAAAGATATTGAAACTAGTTTGACATGGCTGGGTGTATCAGATGTAAAGAAGTTTGGCTTTGGGACTATGGGTGCAGTGAAATGGGATGAAATTAATGACAAGAGACGCAAAAGAGTTGAGTATAAATTAAGAAAGTTTTCTAAGCAATATCTATTACCAAAACCTGTAAGTAAAAATATAAAAGTAAGAATGTTTTTTTTTATCTCAAAAATGTTGCATAAAAACTTGTTAAAAACCGAAGACATTATATCAGCAGACACTCAACATTGGATTGATAGCGGATGGATAAAAAGATAA
- a CDS encoding EAL and HDOD domain-containing protein: MFIARQPIFNKSMKIYGYELLYRVDLNSEEFANVSSTSATASVFGGLFEQGLNQIVGNGKAFVNFDYDFIMSDTIGLIPSDSLVIEVLETVKIDEALIERLKYLKGMGYKIALDDFKKDVFSSIIPIADIIKIDIINTPLDTIKYDVKELLSQHITILAEKVETEEDFRKAVDMGFQLFQGFFFSKPKIVAKSNDKNYSKIQYSRILQELRKEEPSFNRIANIIVSDVNLSYRVMRVMSNRRKDPFNSVKLALQYMGLIELERWIHVLMLQSISKDKPVELIRMSLVRAKFGEHIAIHSKYRNRRDEVYTMCLFSVLDAMLDQSMKEALEKILISDAIYDSLVYQKGDLVPILKLITAYEQANWLDVHKYADIIEIDSNKLFEGYLKAVKWAAYVLYTFI, encoded by the coding sequence ATGTTTATTGCACGACAACCAATATTCAACAAATCTATGAAAATTTATGGATATGAGCTTCTATATAGGGTAGATTTAAATTCGGAGGAATTTGCAAATGTCTCATCAACTTCTGCTACAGCTAGTGTTTTTGGAGGTCTTTTTGAACAGGGATTAAACCAGATTGTGGGAAATGGGAAAGCGTTTGTTAACTTTGATTATGATTTCATTATGTCAGATACCATTGGATTGATTCCTTCCGACTCATTAGTAATAGAAGTGCTAGAAACCGTAAAAATAGATGAAGCACTAATAGAAAGATTAAAATATTTAAAGGGAATGGGATATAAAATAGCTTTAGATGATTTTAAAAAAGACGTTTTTAGTTCAATTATACCTATTGCGGATATCATAAAAATTGATATCATAAATACCCCTCTTGATACAATTAAGTACGATGTTAAAGAATTACTATCACAACATATAACTATTCTTGCAGAAAAGGTTGAGACAGAAGAGGATTTCCGTAAGGCTGTAGACATGGGATTCCAATTGTTTCAGGGCTTTTTCTTTAGTAAACCCAAAATTGTTGCAAAATCAAATGATAAAAATTATTCAAAGATCCAATACTCTAGAATTTTACAAGAATTAAGAAAGGAAGAGCCTTCTTTTAACAGGATAGCAAATATTATTGTATCAGATGTAAATCTTTCTTATCGTGTAATGCGGGTTATGAGCAATAGAAGAAAAGACCCATTCAATTCAGTAAAATTAGCGTTACAATATATGGGGCTTATAGAATTGGAAAGATGGATCCATGTGTTAATGCTCCAAAGCATTTCAAAAGATAAGCCGGTTGAACTGATTAGAATGTCCTTAGTTCGAGCAAAATTTGGTGAACACATAGCTATTCATAGTAAATACAGGAATCGAAGAGACGAAGTTTATACCATGTGTCTATTTAGTGTATTAGATGCAATGCTTGACCAATCAATGAAAGAAGCATTAGAGAAGATATTAATATCGGATGCCATTTATGATTCTTTGGTTTATCAAAAAGGAGATCTGGTGCCAATTCTCAAGTTGATTACTGCATATGAACAGGCAAATTGGCTAGATGTACATAAATATGCTGATATAATAGAGATAGATTCTAATAAGTTATTTGAAGGATATTTAAAAGCTGTAAAATGGGCAGCCTATGTTTTATATACATTTATTTAG
- a CDS encoding RNA polymerase sigma factor has protein sequence MSIEELEVCINTYGKDIYIFCKQLTCNLTEAEDLYQDTFLKAVEIMKDIHMDQNPKSYLLSITLRIWKNKKRKYAWRQRIARMERWIEEKQKNNVAGVTSFLEERVLANEEKNIVEQEVKKLNDKYRIPIYLYYMEDLSLNEIAKLLKIPEGTVKSRLHKARKILKDKLEVIYFEE, from the coding sequence ATGAGCATAGAAGAATTAGAGGTATGTATCAATACATATGGTAAAGATATATATATTTTCTGTAAACAGTTGACATGTAATCTTACGGAAGCGGAGGATTTGTATCAGGATACTTTTTTGAAAGCAGTGGAAATAATGAAAGATATCCATATGGATCAAAATCCAAAGAGTTATTTATTATCGATAACATTAAGAATTTGGAAGAACAAGAAAAGAAAGTATGCCTGGAGGCAACGAATAGCTAGGATGGAAAGATGGATAGAGGAAAAGCAAAAAAATAATGTCGCAGGTGTAACATCTTTTTTAGAAGAACGAGTATTGGCTAATGAAGAAAAAAATATAGTTGAACAGGAAGTAAAAAAATTAAATGATAAATATCGCATTCCTATTTATCTTTATTATATGGAAGATCTTTCATTAAATGAAATAGCAAAACTTTTGAAGATTCCTGAAGGAACTGTTAAAAGTAGATTGCACAAAGCAAGAAAGATATTAAAGGATAAACTGGAGGTGATTTATTTTGAAGAGTAA
- a CDS encoding radical SAM/SPASM domain-containing protein, translated as MKLIKHMIFVDIHDDKKLLINSLTGTMDEIDAPIYKTLSKWQACEEIVPENDLEVELLSNLQSRGYLVNNDEEEIAIKNEILKVLRNDHIQRQKEQRIIAFVMTYDCNFRCPYCFEGDAYFKKEVITPEQIDAALKLAGEGLQAICLFGGEPLLPKTRPALEYLFNKAPDKTYQIFTNGYYLTEFLDLLLSLKISQVLITLDGSEKVHNSRRVLANGKPTYKKIMDGIERCLESGINIRIRMNLDKNNYENGIDLRENLLDRFSGYKDNLSFELTTLLQDSHDERIDILTEVYRSDTKHSFEDRQRINNFITKKNSILDHLVYGRPIIPLYSYCYAHSDGMVFDPYGDIYPCLGCVGKERFSVGKYYPLVEFKENSIRNRNIEKIPECRDCIYSLLCGGGCPLGLAETDDFFRPMCYSIKTILHKELPLFYKEMEEAMEKSSETVNNAY; from the coding sequence ATGAAATTAATTAAACACATGATATTTGTAGACATACACGATGACAAAAAACTGCTGATAAACTCTTTAACAGGTACTATGGATGAAATCGATGCCCCTATTTACAAAACCTTGTCCAAGTGGCAGGCTTGTGAAGAAATTGTACCAGAAAATGATTTGGAGGTAGAGTTATTGAGTAATCTCCAATCTAGGGGATATCTAGTAAATAATGACGAAGAGGAAATAGCTATAAAGAATGAAATCTTAAAAGTATTGCGTAATGACCACATTCAAAGGCAAAAAGAACAAAGAATTATTGCTTTTGTTATGACTTATGACTGTAACTTTAGATGTCCTTATTGCTTTGAGGGGGATGCTTATTTTAAAAAAGAGGTTATAACTCCTGAACAAATTGATGCAGCTTTAAAACTGGCGGGTGAGGGCTTGCAGGCTATATGCCTTTTTGGAGGAGAACCGTTGCTTCCAAAAACAAGACCTGCTTTGGAATACCTTTTTAATAAAGCTCCCGATAAAACATATCAAATTTTTACCAATGGTTATTATCTGACAGAATTCCTTGATTTGCTTTTGTCTCTAAAAATTTCTCAAGTTTTAATCACTTTAGATGGTAGCGAAAAGGTTCACAATAGCAGGAGAGTTTTAGCTAACGGAAAGCCTACATACAAAAAAATCATGGATGGTATAGAAAGGTGTTTAGAAAGCGGGATAAATATTCGAATCAGAATGAATCTTGACAAAAACAATTATGAGAACGGAATTGATTTAAGGGAAAACCTGCTTGACAGATTTTCAGGATATAAGGACAATTTATCGTTTGAATTGACTACACTACTTCAAGACTCTCATGATGAACGAATTGATATATTGACTGAAGTATATCGTTCGGATACAAAGCACTCGTTCGAGGATAGGCAAAGAATAAACAACTTTATAACTAAAAAAAATTCAATACTGGACCACTTAGTGTACGGCAGGCCCATAATTCCTTTATATTCCTATTGCTATGCCCATTCTGATGGTATGGTGTTTGATCCCTATGGTGATATTTATCCATGTTTGGGGTGTGTTGGCAAAGAACGTTTTTCTGTTGGAAAGTATTATCCTTTAGTTGAGTTCAAGGAAAACTCAATACGTAACCGTAATATAGAAAAAATACCTGAATGTAGAGATTGTATATATTCTCTTCTTTGTGGAGGAGGCTGTCCACTAGGATTAGCTGAAACTGATGATTTTTTCAGACCTATGTGTTATTCAATCAAAACTATTTTGCATAAAGAGCTCCCTTTATTCTATAAAGAAATGGAAGAAGCTATGGAAAAAAGCAGTGAAACAGTAAATAATGCCTATTGA
- a CDS encoding radical SAM/SPASM domain-containing protein codes for MFHIFENKDKKYLYLTSYKQFFEIDENTYLILKFSNDNTEINRILKVYEQHVNEEDYFVKNDVEELRYGLFLCISNVCNANCSYCFANKGNYGKDEGIMSMQIAKIAIDFFINKVPTNGQANIIFFGGEPLMAYNQLVSTCEYIKERYTNENIQLHLVTNGTLLNEKIIDYLAMNNFSVGLSIDGNEKVQNEQRPLRNGMNSFLEATKHLDYLLKKVKSVHARGTYSNYNNSLVEAYDALLNLGFREVSIPPDILSDNMNKKINLLDEELDNLYDYIVDYINNNDDFPFGTFIEHIRRIFLPKTDIKYTCGLGEVIYSVDIYGDIYPCHRFSSENNYKLGNVMDQEKVKVFSFVTEECNKCWNQYTCSHGCCYNDYILTDSLNKKNPYWCAYSKKMTELCLALIPKLSEEHLKRILMVP; via the coding sequence ATGTTTCATATTTTTGAGAATAAAGATAAAAAGTATCTATATTTAACATCATATAAGCAATTCTTTGAAATTGATGAGAATACATATCTGATTTTAAAATTTAGCAATGATAATACCGAAATTAATAGAATTTTGAAAGTATATGAGCAACACGTTAATGAAGAAGATTATTTTGTAAAAAATGATGTTGAAGAATTAAGATATGGCTTGTTTTTATGCATTTCAAATGTATGCAATGCTAATTGTTCATATTGTTTTGCAAACAAAGGAAATTATGGCAAAGATGAAGGAATAATGAGTATGCAGATCGCTAAAATAGCAATAGATTTCTTTATAAATAAGGTGCCAACAAATGGGCAAGCCAATATTATTTTTTTCGGTGGAGAACCCCTGATGGCTTATAATCAGCTGGTTTCAACATGTGAGTATATAAAAGAAAGATATACTAATGAAAATATTCAACTTCACCTAGTTACTAATGGTACGTTGTTAAATGAAAAAATTATTGATTATCTGGCTATGAATAATTTTAGTGTAGGACTTAGTATTGATGGAAACGAAAAAGTTCAAAATGAACAACGGCCACTTAGAAATGGAATGAACTCATTTTTAGAAGCTACTAAACACCTAGATTACCTGTTAAAAAAAGTAAAATCTGTACATGCAAGGGGAACATATTCTAACTATAATAATTCATTAGTAGAAGCATATGATGCCTTGCTAAACCTCGGGTTTAGAGAAGTAAGCATACCTCCAGATATTTTAAGCGATAATATGAATAAAAAAATCAATTTATTAGATGAAGAATTGGATAATTTGTACGATTATATTGTAGATTATATAAATAATAATGATGATTTTCCTTTTGGTACTTTTATTGAACATATAAGAAGAATTTTTTTACCAAAAACGGATATAAAATATACCTGTGGCCTAGGGGAAGTAATTTACTCTGTTGATATTTACGGAGATATTTATCCATGTCATCGTTTTTCATCAGAAAATAATTATAAGCTCGGCAATGTTATGGATCAAGAAAAGGTTAAAGTCTTTTCTTTTGTGACAGAAGAATGTAATAAATGCTGGAATCAATATACTTGTTCCCATGGCTGTTGTTATAACGACTATATATTGACGGATTCTCTCAATAAAAAAAATCCATACTGGTGCGCTTATTCTAAAAAAATGACAGAATTATGTTTGGCTTTAATCCCAAAATTAAGCGAAGAACATTTAAAAAGGATATTGATGGTGCCATAG
- a CDS encoding ABC transporter transmembrane domain-containing protein has product MGKRLEDKDKRKIAILAFIALLTNILIVLIPLMQKHIIDDIIQKQMYKSSIFTFLGLSILLSITTLIEIFLLNSLKISIQKNITMDMLTSIVKKENKIVQTRGSGAFMSSIFGDSEQFSMLLETNYFFSIGILISAIITIIITLSWTWSFLLIILTSYIIMVFGIKVCTRLFTQNFALAREAVFKLNPKVLEFIENRKTIMNYSNTPQYLKKLEDLIDKRDGYFKKASIYDALGNTIIENVKNIAITIFFIVSMVEILNSKLDLSSFIAMISYFNIVFLPVLNFKQIYGALNKFQMLYSRTFDTLDIPIKVCLPSKNELIIKNIGFSYDDVTILKNIDIKLDKLYGIVGMSGEGKTTLLKLLTGQLTPTKGEIIYGNLDISDIPMNMIYSCLRYYSQDIEVFDDDLLYNITLGKEGISKNEYYEKIDIYKKLINESLNWLISKQNPNLNENKNFKTIIKEIYNLTEEECKNKNILNEIKNRLKLSNLAETVDFVSKVYVSKKYYIKEKYRLILSDLKLDYLKGRNFGQRGSNLSGGEKNKIALARFLLPEIDVPIIIDEPFTNLDSISEQENLQVLRKYIAGSKGIIVSHKLNVIKLLSDEIIVINNSEIESRGLHDDLLNSSSLYTELYENFLEKKSALNA; this is encoded by the coding sequence ATGGGAAAAAGATTAGAAGATAAAGATAAAAGAAAAATAGCTATTCTAGCTTTTATTGCACTTTTAACGAATATATTAATTGTACTGATTCCTTTAATGCAAAAGCATATTATTGATGATATAATCCAAAAACAAATGTATAAAAGTTCTATATTTACATTTTTAGGGTTAAGCATTTTATTATCAATAACAACATTAATAGAAATATTTTTGTTAAACAGCTTAAAAATATCTATTCAAAAAAATATCACTATGGATATGTTAACGTCCATAGTAAAAAAGGAGAATAAAATAGTTCAAACCAGAGGATCAGGTGCATTTATGAGTAGTATTTTCGGTGATTCTGAACAGTTCAGTATGCTTTTAGAAACAAATTATTTTTTTAGTATAGGTATACTCATTAGTGCTATTATTACCATAATAATAACACTTTCTTGGACTTGGAGCTTTCTTTTAATTATACTAACATCTTATATTATAATGGTCTTTGGTATAAAAGTGTGTACTCGGCTTTTCACACAAAATTTCGCATTGGCTAGAGAAGCGGTTTTTAAATTGAATCCAAAGGTTTTGGAATTTATAGAAAACAGAAAAACTATTATGAATTATAGCAATACACCTCAATACTTAAAAAAACTAGAGGATCTTATTGATAAAAGAGATGGATATTTTAAAAAAGCGTCTATCTATGATGCTTTAGGTAATACTATTATAGAAAATGTAAAAAATATTGCAATAACAATTTTTTTTATTGTATCAATGGTAGAAATATTAAATTCTAAACTAGATTTATCTTCTTTTATAGCCATGATATCGTATTTTAATATAGTATTTTTACCTGTATTAAACTTCAAGCAAATTTATGGGGCTTTAAATAAATTTCAAATGCTTTATTCAAGAACTTTCGATACACTTGATATACCTATTAAGGTTTGCTTACCGAGCAAAAATGAGTTGATAATTAAGAACATAGGTTTTTCATATGATGATGTAACAATTCTTAAAAACATAGATATAAAACTGGATAAGTTGTATGGAATTGTTGGCATGTCAGGAGAAGGAAAAACCACATTACTAAAATTATTAACTGGACAACTAACTCCAACAAAAGGAGAGATAATATACGGAAATCTTGATATTTCCGATATACCTATGAATATGATTTATTCATGTCTTAGATATTATAGTCAAGATATAGAAGTTTTTGATGATGATCTTTTATATAATATAACATTGGGTAAAGAAGGTATTTCAAAAAATGAATATTATGAAAAAATTGATATTTATAAGAAATTAATAAATGAAAGCTTAAATTGGCTTATTTCAAAGCAAAATCCCAATTTAAATGAAAATAAAAATTTTAAAACAATAATAAAAGAAATTTACAATTTAACAGAGGAAGAATGCAAAAACAAAAATATATTGAATGAAATAAAAAATAGATTAAAGCTTAGCAATTTGGCAGAAACCGTTGACTTTGTTTCTAAAGTATATGTATCAAAAAAATATTACATAAAAGAAAAATATAGACTAATTTTATCAGACTTAAAATTAGATTATTTGAAAGGTAGGAACTTTGGGCAGAGGGGGAGCAATTTATCTGGCGGAGAAAAGAACAAAATTGCTTTAGCTCGCTTTCTATTGCCAGAAATTGATGTTCCCATCATTATTGATGAGCCGTTTACAAATCTAGATTCTATTTCTGAACAGGAAAATCTACAAGTCCTTAGAAAATATATAGCTGGTTCAAAAGGAATTATTGTATCTCATAAGTTAAATGTAATTAAATTACTATCTGACGAAATAATAGTTATTAATAATAGTGAAATAGAGTCTAGAGGACTTCATGATGATTTATTAAACTCTTCATCCCTTTATACTGAATTATATGAAAATTTTTTGGAAAAGAAATCTGCCTTAAACGCATGA
- a CDS encoding GNAT family N-acetyltransferase, with product MGYVEKQFYCKNNFCWYIRSANVDDARELIKYYNFVAGETDYLNFGKDEFNISLEKEEEYIQDIFNDDTSIILVALMDNEIVGSLQLISYLRNRLSQNAELSISVKKQYWNKGIGSSLLEQAIDFARKADLKNIFLGVREDNFKAIRLYQKFGFHICGCRKHFFYINKEYYDEILMQLTLK from the coding sequence ATGGGTTATGTTGAAAAACAATTTTATTGCAAAAATAACTTTTGTTGGTATATTAGAAGTGCAAATGTTGATGATGCTCGTGAATTAATTAAATATTATAATTTTGTTGCAGGAGAAACCGATTATTTAAATTTTGGTAAAGATGAATTCAATATTTCATTAGAAAAAGAAGAAGAGTATATTCAGGATATATTTAATGACGATACTAGCATTATTCTTGTTGCTCTTATGGATAATGAAATTGTAGGTTCTTTACAACTTATTTCGTATTTAAGGAATAGACTTTCACAAAATGCAGAGTTATCTATTTCAGTAAAAAAACAATATTGGAATAAAGGAATAGGAAGCAGTTTATTAGAACAAGCTATTGATTTTGCTAGAAAAGCAGATTTAAAAAATATATTTCTTGGAGTCAGGGAAGATAACTTTAAAGCAATACGTTTGTATCAAAAATTTGGATTTCATATATGTGGTTGTCGTAAGCACTTCTTTTATATTAATAAAGAATATTATGACGAAATACTCATGCAGTTGACTTTAAAATGA
- a CDS encoding DUF4829 domain-containing protein — MAGSGQQHWDCCMVYESPETGWKIEGFGH, encoded by the coding sequence ATGGCTGGCAGTGGACAGCAACATTGGGACTGCTGCATGGTTTACGAATCTCCGGAAACTGGATGGAAAATAGAGGGGTTTGGACATTGA
- a CDS encoding GNAT family N-acetyltransferase — protein MIKTERLNIFPLSDEKMRNVIDNESNKALKAAYLEMLQGCLENPDQRIWYALWVLQLNDGSGNIVGSLSFKGLNDNGMLEIGYGINPKYEGKGLMTEAVSAIVRWASEQPGVLLIEAETEPDNIASQRVLEKAGFISSGVIGAEGSRFIWKKE, from the coding sequence ATGATTAAAACGGAGAGACTGAATATTTTTCCTCTTTCTGATGAAAAAATGCGTAATGTGATTGATAACGAATCAAATAAAGCGTTGAAAGCTGCTTATTTAGAAATGCTTCAAGGTTGTCTGGAAAATCCTGATCAACGTATTTGGTATGCACTGTGGGTTTTGCAGCTAAATGATGGAAGCGGAAATATTGTTGGCAGTTTATCGTTCAAAGGACTTAATGATAATGGTATGCTTGAAATAGGCTATGGAATAAATCCAAAATACGAAGGGAAAGGCTTGATGACGGAAGCGGTGTCAGCAATAGTTCGCTGGGCATCTGAACAGCCTGGAGTATTGCTTATAGAGGCAGAAACAGAGCCAGATAACATTGCTTCACAAAGAGTTCTTGAAAAAGCAGGATTTATTTCAAGTGGTGTTATTGGAGCAGAGGGGTCAAGATTTATCTGGAAGAAAGAGTAG